The Microbacterium luteum genome includes a region encoding these proteins:
- a CDS encoding GntR family transcriptional regulator — MIEEGRALFLQIAESVEDSIVDGSLPEEGRAPSTNELAAFYRINPATAAKGVNMLVDKGVLHKRRGIGMFVAPGARERLLDERRTAFADRYVEPLLVEARKLGLGPDDLGRLVRERAAASDQTIATDRTETGGTTP, encoded by the coding sequence GTGATCGAAGAAGGCAGGGCGCTGTTCCTGCAGATCGCGGAGAGCGTCGAAGACTCCATCGTCGACGGCAGCCTTCCCGAAGAGGGGCGGGCGCCGTCGACGAACGAGCTCGCCGCCTTCTACCGCATCAATCCGGCCACCGCCGCGAAAGGAGTGAACATGCTCGTCGACAAAGGGGTGCTCCACAAGCGCCGCGGAATCGGCATGTTCGTCGCGCCCGGAGCCCGCGAACGGCTCCTCGACGAGCGCCGCACCGCCTTCGCGGACCGTTACGTCGAACCGCTCCTCGTCGAGGCGCGCAAGCTCGGCCTCGGGCCCGACGACCTCGGCCGGCTCGTGCGCGAGCGAGCCGCCGCATCCGACCAGACCATCGCGACCGACCGAACCGAAACAGGGGGAACCACACCATGA